The Corynebacterium coyleae genome segment GTGATCTACCTTGCGTTCCTCGTTGCAGGTTTTGGTGAGGTTCGCGAACTGCTCGGCCAGTACCCATCCCTCGGGTGGGGCGGCGGTATCGGCCTGTTCGTGCTCTGTGTGGCGTACCTGCCAAATGCGGCTATCGGGGCGCTGTCGGTCATGCTCGGCGGGTCCTTTACCTACGGTGCCGGTTCGATAAACCTCTTCGACGCAGTCCAGATCCCGTACCCACCCCTGCCCCTGTTTGGTGCGATCCCGGCGGAGGTGCCCGCGTGGGCGCCGGTGCTGTTGGTGGTGCCGGCGGCGGTGCTGGTGCATTACTTCGTCGCAAAGCAAGTGTCTCTGACTGCTATTGCAGCAACTGCCACGTGGTGCGCCCTATTCGGCGCGGCCGCAGGCGTCTTCTCCTCAGGGCAAGCAGGCGCTTATGGGGTCATCGGCGTGGACCCTTGGGTGCTGGCGCTACTGCTATTTGTATGGGTTGCCGTCACCGGTGCAACCGTGTTGGGGGTAGCTGCGCTAAGGCAACGCACACCTGCGAACACTGACAGCTAGACTGCTTCGCGTGAGTGATTCAGTGAAATCAATTGCTGTGCTCGTCTCTGGAACGGGTACGTTGCTGCGGTCCATGATCGACAATGCGCAAGGTCGCTACCGCATCGACATTGTGGTGGCGGATCAAATTTGCCCAGCGATCCAACGTGCGAAGAACGCGGGTATCCGCACCGCAGTGGTGCCAATGGAAACCAACCGCAACGCGTGGAACGAAAAACTTGCCGCCACGCTTGCGTCCGTGAAGCCAGACCTTGTCGTTTCGGCAGGCTTCATGCGCATCCTGGGCAAGCCCTTCCTTGAGAAGTATGAAGGTCGAACCATCAACGCGCACCCGTCGTTGCTGCCATCATTCCCGGGCGCACACGCTGTCCGGGATGCTCTGGAATACGGTGTGAAGGTCACCGGCTGCACCGTCCACTACGTCGATTCCGGACTGGATAGCGGCGAGATCATCGCCCAGCGTGCCGTTGAGGTGCTGCCGGACGACACCACCTCCACGCTGCACGAGCGCATCAAGAAGGTCGAGCGCGAGCAGATCGTGGAACTGCTCCATAACGCCCAAGTAGTAAACGGAAAGGTCCTTTTCTCATGACGAATGCCGCGAAGCGGGAAATCAAGCGCGCGCTAATCAGCGTCTACGACAAGACGGGGCTGGAGGATCTGGCTCGCGCGTTGGGCGAAGCCGGCATAGAAATCGTCTCCACCGGTTCCACCGCGAAGCGCATTGCAGACGCAGGCGTGCCGGTGACCGAGGTCGCAGAGGTCACCGGTTTCCCGGAGGTGCTCGACGGCCGTGTGAAGACGCTGCACCCGCGCGTGCACTCGGGCATCCTGGCAGACCTGCGTAAGGATGACCACAAGGCGCAGCTTGAGGAGCTGGGCATCGAGCCGTTCTCGCTCGTCGTGGTCAACCTGTACCCGTTCGAGGAAACCGTCGCCTCTGGTGCCAACTTTGACGAGTGCGTCGAGCAGATCGATATCGGTGGTCCGTCGATGGTGCGCGCGGCAGCCAAGAACCACCCGTCTGTCGCGGTTGTGACCTCCCCGAAGCGCTACGCCGACGTTGTGGAGGCCGTGAAGAACGGTGGCTTTACGCTCGACGAGCGCCGCGAGCTCGCCCTCGAGGCGTTCACGCACACTGCGCGTTACGACGCCGCCGTGTCCTCCTGGCTCGCCTCCCAGCTCGAGAGCCAGACCGAGTCTGGTGCGCAGACCACGGAACTGCGCTACGGCGAGAACCCGCACCAGGCAGCCCGCCTGGAAAGCGACGGTTGGGGCATTGCCGCTGCGAAGCAGCACGGCGGCAAGGCAATGAGCTACAACAACTACCAGGACGCTGACGCCGCATGGCGTGCGGCTTGGGATCACAACCGTCCGTGCGTCGCGATTATCAAGCACGCCAATCCGTGTGGTCTCGCAGTTTCCGACGAGTCCATCGCGGATGCACACAAGAAGGCACACGCCTGCGACCCTGTCTCTGCTTACGGCGGCGTGATCGCTGCGAACCGCGAGGTTACCCTTGAGCTTGCAGAGCAGATCCACCCGATCTTCACCGAGGTGGTCATCGCCCCGTCTTTCGCGCCGGAAGCACTCGAGCTGCTGCGCACGAAGGAGAACCTGCGCCTGCTGGAGGTCACCCCGGAGCAACTCACCGAGGAACGCAAGCAGATCACCGGTGGTTGGCTGGTCCAGGAGCGCGACCAGTTCCAGGCCGACGGCGACGCAGCCGCCAACTGGAAGCTGGTTGCCGGCGACGCTGCCGACGAGCAGACCCTCGCCGATCTTGAGTTCGCGTGGCGCTCGGTGCGTTGCGTGAAGTCCAACGCCATCCTGATTGCCAACGACGGCGCATCGGTGGGCATCGGCATGGGCCAGGTCAACCGCGTCGATTCGGCCAAGCTGGCTGTTGACCGCGCGAACACACTGGACGAGGGCCGCAACCGCACCAACGGTGCCGTGGCAGCCTCCGACGCGTTCTT includes the following:
- the purN gene encoding phosphoribosylglycinamide formyltransferase, which encodes MSDSVKSIAVLVSGTGTLLRSMIDNAQGRYRIDIVVADQICPAIQRAKNAGIRTAVVPMETNRNAWNEKLAATLASVKPDLVVSAGFMRILGKPFLEKYEGRTINAHPSLLPSFPGAHAVRDALEYGVKVTGCTVHYVDSGLDSGEIIAQRAVEVLPDDTTSTLHERIKKVEREQIVELLHNAQVVNGKVLFS
- the purH gene encoding bifunctional phosphoribosylaminoimidazolecarboxamide formyltransferase/IMP cyclohydrolase, whose product is MTNAAKREIKRALISVYDKTGLEDLARALGEAGIEIVSTGSTAKRIADAGVPVTEVAEVTGFPEVLDGRVKTLHPRVHSGILADLRKDDHKAQLEELGIEPFSLVVVNLYPFEETVASGANFDECVEQIDIGGPSMVRAAAKNHPSVAVVTSPKRYADVVEAVKNGGFTLDERRELALEAFTHTARYDAAVSSWLASQLESQTESGAQTTELRYGENPHQAARLESDGWGIAAAKQHGGKAMSYNNYQDADAAWRAAWDHNRPCVAIIKHANPCGLAVSDESIADAHKKAHACDPVSAYGGVIAANREVTLELAEQIHPIFTEVVIAPSFAPEALELLRTKENLRLLEVTPEQLTEERKQITGGWLVQERDQFQADGDAAANWKLVAGDAADEQTLADLEFAWRSVRCVKSNAILIANDGASVGIGMGQVNRVDSAKLAVDRANTLDEGRNRTNGAVAASDAFFPFADGFQLLADAGVKAVVQPGGSIRDEEVIAAAKEAGVTMYLTGTRHFAH